The Filimonas lacunae genomic sequence AGTATGCAGCTGTGCATGGTTATATTGACGAATCGCCTTACGATCGTATATGCGTAATGGCTACAGAAGATAATACAAAGGTGTATTTAAATGGTAGCACTACTGTTTGGAAAACTCTGAATAAAGGACAATCTGAAGAGTACGCCTTTAGTGGTGCGCCTGTATATATTAAGTCCGACAAAGCGGTATCTGTTATGCACGTATCAGGTATTGGTTGTGAATTGAGTTATGCCGTGTTGCCGCCTTTGGGTGCGTGTATAGGTTCAAAAGTGGTGGGTATTGTAAGGCCAGGTACCTATGATTGTTACCTGATGTTGTTAGTGCCGGTGAGTCCGGGCATTGAATCCAGTTTTTCTATTACCACTACAGCAGGTACTACTGCTATTGCTGCTTCTAATTTTGCCAGCATTACCGGAACCACTGCCTGGAAGTATGCGCGTGTGCCTTTAAGTACTGCCATTTATCCTAACGGATCATTTGGTAAAATCACCAGTAGTCTGAATGTAAAATTCCACGCTGGTATTATATATGGTAAAAGCGGGGTGGGAGGTAGCTATGGTTATTTCTCAAACTACGCTATTTCGCCAACGGTTACGCCGCCTAACGATACGGTGTTTTGTAACGGAACCTATACCGGTGATCTGAAATTTACCAGTACGGTAAATAATAGTGTGTTTGAATGGGCCAATGATAATACCAGTATTGGGTTAGCAGCTGGCGGAACAGGTAATATACCTTCGTTTTACGCGGTAAACCCAACAGATACTATTCAGTATGCACACGTGTCGGTGGTTCCCCGGGCCAATGATTGTGATGGTATACCACGCCAGTTTACTATTGTGGTGCATCCTACTCCTAAACTAAAAGTGGCGGCTACACCTAAACCTGTGTGTGTGCCCAGCACGGTGAATATCACAGCCGACAGCATTACCGCAGGTAGCACTGCTGGTATGACGCTTTATTATTATACCAACCGCACTGCCACTACCACTGTAGCCAATCCTAAAAAAATTGCCGTAAGCGGCTGGTATTATATCCAGGGCAAAAGCGCTGCGGGATGTTTATCTAATATAGACTCTGTAAGGGTTACTATTAATGATACGCCTACAGTAGTAATTACTAATCCGGCTGCTGTGTGTGTGGGTGAAAAAGTAGATATCACCAAACCTGCTATTGTAGCAGGAAGCACGGCGGGTATCACTTTCGGTTATTACACTGATCCTACATCGGGTGTACAATATGCCACTCCTACAGCTGCACCAGTTGGCACTTATTATATTATAGGTACCAATGCCAATGGATGTACTTCTACTCCTATGCCGGTGAAAGTGGTGGAAAAAACAAATGCCACTGCTGCGGATGTGTCTGCAACAGCGGCTGATGTGTGTATTGGAAGTAGTGCCACTTTAAAGGCAACCAGTTCGCTGGCCAATCCTACTTTTCAATGGTATAGTGACGCGGCTTTAACCAACTTACTGGCAACGGGCGCTTCTTATAACACCCCGGCCTTAAATGCGAATACTACCTATTATATAAGTGTAAGTAATGCAGATAAGTGTGCCAACAAAGCTAATGCCGGCGGCAGTGTAGTTGCAAAAGTGAAACAGTTTGCTACTGAGGCGGATATCACTACCACCAACACCAGCATTTGTTCCGGAGCTTCGGCCACTTTATCGGTGAGCAGCGCTTTAACCTCTCCTGTGTTTAAATGGTACAGGGATAAAGGACTGACTGATTCTATTGGAACAGGCACTTCTTATACAGCTACTGCTTTAACGGCTACTACTACTTATTATGTAACCGTAAGTAATAGCTTGAAGTGTAGTAATCAGGCCGGTGCCGGAGATTCTGTAGTAGTGACTGTGAAACCTTACGCAACCGCTGCAGATATTAATGCCGGAGATGCTAAAGTGTGTGTGAATTCTACAGCTACCTTAACAGCCAGCAGTTCGTTGGCTTCTCCTGTTTTTAACTGGTATAGCGATGCCAGTCTTGCTACGTTTTTAGCAACTGGTGCTTCTTATACAACAGCTGCTTTGTCGGCTGATAAAACTTATTATGTAACCGTAAGCAATACAGCTACCTGTGCCAACGCGGCCAATACGGGTAAAGCGGTAGCGGTTACTGTAAAACGTTATGCCACTGCAGCCGATATCACCGCTACTGCGGAAGATATTTGTAAGGGCACTGCACCTGTGCTTACTGCAACCAGTTCTGTTACCGGAGCGGTGTTTAACTGGTATAGCAATGCAGCGTTGACTACTTTCCTGGGTACCGGATCGCCTTTTTCTCCTGCTGCCATCAGTGCCAATACCACTTATTATGTAAGTGTTAGTGGAACAGATGTGTGCGCCAATAAAACCAATACCGGTGCTTCTGTTACGGTGAAAGTGAAGGATTATGCCACCACTGCCGATGTAAGTGCTTCGGCACCAGCTGTTTGTTCGGGCGATGCGTCTACCATAACTGCCACCAGCAGCCTGTCGGGCGCTGTGATTAAATGGTATAGCAACGCTGCCTTAACCGATTCTATTGCAACCGGCACCACTTATACCACTCCTGCTTTAACAGCCAACACTACTTATTATGTAAGTGTAAGCAATTCGGCTAAGTGCGCCAATCAGGCCAATGCCGGTGCATCTGCAACGGTAACTGTAAAGCCTTATGCAACTGCCGCTGATATTAATACCACCAATGCCAGCATCTGTCCTGGTGCAACTGCTGCTGCTTTAACTGTAAGCAGCTCAACGCTTACAGGCGCCACGTTTAAGTGGTACACCGATGCTGCTTTAACCAACCAGGTGGCAACGGGCACCAGTTATACTACTCCTGCTTTAACAGCCAATACCACTTATTATGTAACGGTGAGCAGCAGTGCTAAATGTAGTAACCAGCCCGGCGCTGCCGATTCTGTGGTGGTTACCATCAAGCCAGTGGCTACCGATGGGGATATAACGGCTTCCGGCGCCAGCATTTGTTCTGGCAGTACGGCCGCTTTAACCGCCAGCAGCACAATGGCTTCACCGGTTTTCAGGTGGTACAGTGATGCTTCTTTATCTACAGCCAGTTTACTATATACCGGCGCAACTTATGGCACGGCTGCTTTAACGGCAGATAAAACTTATTATGTAACGGTAAGTAATACGGCTACCTGTGCCAACGCGGCAAATACAGGTAAGCCTGTTACGGTTACTGTAAAGCGTTATGCTACAGCAGCTGATATTACGGCTGCTGCTGCTGATATTTGTAAGAGCACTGCTCCTACACTTACCGCAACCAGTTCTGTAACCGGTGCTGTGTTTAACTGGTATAGCAATGCAGCGTTGACTACTTTCCTGGGTACAGGATCTCCTTTTACACCTGCAGCCATCAGCGCCAATACTACTTATTATGTAAGTGTTAGCGGAACAGATGTATGTGCGAATAAAACCAATACTGGTGCTTCTGTTACGGTGAAGGTAAAAGACTATGCAACTACTGCCGATGTAAGTGCTTCGGCACCAGCTGTTTGTACAGGTGATGCTTCTACTGTAACTGCCACCAGCAGCCTGTCGGGTGCTGTGTTTAAATGGTACAGTAATGCAGCTTTAACCGATTCTATCGGAACCGGCGCCACTTATACTACTCCTGGTTTAACAGCCAATACTACTTATTACGTAAGTGTAAGTAATTCGGCCAAATGTGCCAACCAGGCCAATGCCGGTGCATCTGCTACGGTAACTGTAAAACCTTATGCAACTACGGCAGACATTAATACCACCAATGCCAGCATTTGTTCCGGTACTACTGCGGCCTTAACTGTAAGTAGTTCAACACTTACCGGTGCCACCTTTAAATGGTACACCGATGCTGCTTTAACCAACCAGGTGGCAACCGGAACCAGTTATACTACTCCTGCTTTAACTGCTAATACTACTTATTATGTAACAGTAAGCAGCAGCGCTAAATGTAGTAACCAGCCAGGTGCTGCCGATTCTGTTGTTGTTACTATAAAACCATTTGCTACTGCTGCGGATATTACCGCTTCGGGAGCCAGCATCTGTTCGGGCAGCACGGCAACTTTAACTGCCGCCAGCACACTTACGTCACCTGTTTACAAGTGGTATAGTGATGCTTCTTTATCTACTGCCAGTTTATTGTACACCGGAGCAAGCTATACTACTGCTGCTTTAACCGCTAACCGTACTTATTATGTAACCGTAAGTGGTACGGAAATGTGTGCGAACGTAACCAGCACAGGCAAAGCGGTAGATGTTATTGTAAAACGCTATGCTACTGCGGCGGATATTACTGCCACAGCTGCTGATATTTGTAAGGGAACCAGTGCTACGCTGAATGCCAGCAGCACGCTTGATAATCCTATATTTAACTGGTATACCAATGCAACGCTTACCAGCCTGTTAGGTACCGGTGCTACTGTTACTACTCCGGCTTTATCGGCCAATACCACCTATTATGTTACCGTAAGCAATGCGGATGTATGTAGTAACAAAAGTGGTGCAGCAGCTACGGTAACGGTGATTACCAAAGATTATGCAGTAGCGGCAGATATTACTGCTACCGCTACTGATGTGTGTTCCGGAAATGCTTCGGTATTAAGTGCGAAAAGTTCACTGGCTTCACCAGTGTTTACCTGGTATTCCAATGCAGCTTTAACCGATTCTATTGGAACCGGTGCTACTTATACTACTGCCGCTTTAACTGCTGCACAGACCTATTATGTAAAAGTGAGCAGTACTGCCAAGTGTGATAATAAAGCCAATGCCGGTGCTTTAGTAACCGTAAAAGTAAAACCATATGCTACCGCTGCTAACATTACAGCTACCGGTGCAACGGTTTGTATGGACACAAAAGCTACTTTATCTGCCAGCAGTAACCTGAGCAGTGCTACTATCAAGTGGTACCGTGATGCTGCTTTAACGGATTCAGTAGGAACAGGTGCCAGCTTTGTTACTCCTGTGCTGAAGGGTGACAGTACCTATTATATAAGTGTAAGCAATGCCAATACCTGTGGCAACCTTGCCAATACAGGTGCGGTGGCAGTGGCTAAGGTGTTACCTTATGCAACTGCTGCTGATATTACAGCCAACCCGGCAGAAATTTGTAAGAATACTACTGCTGTGTTATCTGCCAGCAGCACACTTACCAATGCAGTTTACAAATGGTACAGCAATGCAGCCTTAACCACCCTGGTGGCTACAAATGCTACTTATACTACTCCTGTATTATCTGGCAACACTACTTATTATGTAAGTGTAAGCGGTGCCGAGAAGTGTGCCAACCTGGCCAATAATGGTACTGCTGTAACTGTGAAAGTGAAAGATTATGCGGTGGCAGGTGATATTACTGCTATACCTGATACTATTTGTTCCGGTGGTACTGCGGTGCTTTCTGCCAGCAGTTCACTGAATTCTCCGCTTATTAAATGGTATAAGAGCGCAACCTTGACCGATTCTGTTGGTGTTGGTGAAACCTTTACGGTTTCGGGTCTTACTGCTACTACTACCTATTATGTAGGTGTAAGCAACGCAGATAAGTGTGCTAATTTATCCGGCAATGGTAAGGCGGTACAGGTAAAAGTAAACAGTTTTGCTATTGCTGCGGATGTAACTGCTACAGTGGCGGATATTTGTACAGGAAGCAATGCACTGATTACTGCAAAAAGCACCCTGGCCAATCCAACCTTTACCTGGTATCGTAATGCTGCATTAACGGATTCTATCGGAACCGGTGCTACTTATACTACTTCCGCGTTAACTGCCAATACCACTTATTATGTAAGTGTGACCAACGTTGATAAATGTAACAACCTGGCTAATACCGGCAGAGCGGTAACGGTAACCGTAAAAGAATATGCTACTCCAGCCAATATCTCTATTGCACCTGTTGAAGTTTGTGAAGGCACAAAAGCTGCTATCACTGCTACCAGCAATTTAACGGGTGTAACATTTAAGTGGTATCGCGATGCTGCTTTAACCGATTCGGTAGGAGTAGGGGCGAAGTATATCACCAACGTGCTGAATGCAGACAGTACTTATTATGTAAGTGTAAGCAATACCAGCGTATGTAGCAACCAGGCCGGTAACGGAGCTGCTGTAACTGTTAAAGTGAAAAAGTATGCTACTGCTGCCGATATTACTGCTACGGCTGAGGATATTTGTAAAGGCACCATTGCTAAACTTACTGCTACCAGCAGTTTAGCGGGCGCCAGCTTTAAATGGTTCAGTAATGCCACCATGACAGTTCAGGTAGGAATTGGTGATACGTATGTTACTTCTGCGCTGAACGTGAATACTACTTATTATGTAAGTGTAAGCAATGCTGATAAGTGTAGTAATCTGGCCAATACAGGTGCAGTAGTAACTGTGAAGGTAAAACCTTACGCTACTGCGGCCGATGCTATTACTACACCTGATACCGTTTGTACAGGTAGTACAGCGGTGGTAAGTGCTGCCAGCAGCCTGTCTTCGGCAATGTTTACCTGGTACAGCAATGCTGCGTTAACGGATTCTATCGGAACCGGTGCTACCTATAGTACTCCTGCACTTACCGGCAACACTACTTATTATGTAAGTGTAAGCAATGCTGATAAATGTTATAACCTGGCTAATACAGGCACGCCGGTAGTTGTAAAAGTAAACCCATATGCTACTGCTACAGATGTTGTGGCTACCGCCAGTGATATTTGTACTGGCAGCACAGCTGTGTTAAAGGCTACCAGTGCTTTAGCCGGTGCTGCATTTACGTGGTACACCGATGCAGCTTTAACCGATTCTGTGGGAACGGGTGCCTCTTATACTACGTCTGTGTTAACCGCAGGTACTGCTTACTATGTGAGTGTGCGCAATGTGAACAAGTGTAGCAACCTGGCTAATACGGGAGGTGTAGTAACTGTAAAAGTAAAAGAGTATGCTACTGCGGCAGATGTAACGGTAACCAGTGCAGCTATTTGTACGGGTTCTGCTACTGTGCTGAGAGCTACCAGCAGTTTATCTGCTCCTACTTTTAAATGGTATACCAACGCAGCTTTAACCGATTCGGTGGGTATTGGTGCTACTTATACAACACCTGTGCTTACTACCAGCAAAAACTACTATGTAAGTGTAAGCAACGCAGATAAGTGTAAGAATGAGGCGAATGCGGGTGCTGTTGCGGAAGTGAAGGTGAAACCTTATGCTACTTCGGCAGATGTAACGGCTGTTACTGACACGGTTTGTACGGGTAGCGCTGCTACGCTTACTGCCAGCAGCAGTTTAGATGCTCCAACGTTTAAGTGGTATAAGAGTGCCGGCTTAGCCGATTCTGTGGAAACCGGTGCTGTTTTTGTAACACCTGCACTTACCAGTGATGCTATTTATTATGTAAGTGTAAGCAATGCGGATAAATGTAATAACCAGGCCACTAAAGCTACTCCGGTAATAGTAAAGGTGAATGCCTATGCTACTGCGGCTAACATCACCGTAACAACAGATACTGTTTGTACAGGCTCATCTGCTGTTTTATCTGCTAACAGTACGCTGGTTAACCCAACCTTTACCTGGTACAGTAATGCTGCTTTAACCGATTCGGTTGCCAGCGGTGCTACTTACAATTCTCCTGTGCTTACCGCAGGTACTACTTATTATGTAAGTGTAAGTAATATTGACAGATGTAATAACCTGGCCAACACCGGTAAGCCGGTAGTGGTAAAGGTGAATGAATATGCTACTTCGGCTGATGTAAATGCTACCGCTGCAGATATTTGTACAGGAAGCCAGGCGGTAGTGAAAGCTACCAGCAGCCTTGCCAATCCTGCTTTTACCTGGTACAGCGATGCTGCTTTATCTGATTCTATTGGTACGGGTGCTACTTATACCAGCCCTGTACTTTCTGCCGGCATCACTTATTATGTAAGTGTGCGCAACGTGGATAAATGTAATAATCAGGCCAATGCAGGCACTCCGGTAACGGTAAAAGTGAAGGAGTATGCCACGGCGACTGATGTAACTGCCCTGCCAGATACTATCTGTACCGGCAGCAAGGCTACGCTTACGGCTACCAGCAGCCTGGCTAATGCCAGTTTTAACTGGTATACCGATGCAGCTTTAAGCAACAGAGTGTTTACCGGTGCTACTTATATTACTCCGGTACTTACTGCAGGAACTACTTATTATGTAAGTGTGAATAATGCGGATAAATGTAATAACCTGCCTAATACAGCACTGGCTGTTGCGGTGAAGGTGAATACTTATGCGGTGGCAGTGGATGTAGTAGCGGCCAATGATACGATCTGTAAAGGTACTACTGCTACGCTTACGGCCAGCAGTGCACTGGATGCGGCTGTGTTTACCTGGTATACTAATGCAGGATTAACCGATTCTGTAGGTACCGGTGCTACTTACACCACACCGGTATTAACGGCTGGCACTGTTTATTATATAGGTGTAAGTAATTACGATAAGTGCCGCAACCTGGCTAATACAGGAAAAGTGGTACTGGTAAAGG encodes the following:
- a CDS encoding Ig-like domain-containing protein, whose amino-acid sequence is MRTRVVLLLLFVLSNFLPAEAQTDTAFWFAAPHVIGGDRRDTPIYIRVMPVGIAATIKVYCPANPAFTPITATIAAGSVSSIRLTDFKSMLVDSASNTILNRGIKIEASQMITAYYDESSERNPEIYALKGVNSLGTAFYIPGQRWRFNNTADNGTRKAYNAFDIVATEDNTVVTITPSRAIDGHAANVAFNVTLNKGQTYCCRASGQTVDDHLGSSTVVSNKPIAVTVVDDFVNLGGCSDAGGDQLVPVTIFGTEYAAVHGYIDESPYDRICVMATEDNTKVYLNGSTTVWKTLNKGQSEEYAFSGAPVYIKSDKAVSVMHVSGIGCELSYAVLPPLGACIGSKVVGIVRPGTYDCYLMLLVPVSPGIESSFSITTTAGTTAIAASNFASITGTTAWKYARVPLSTAIYPNGSFGKITSSLNVKFHAGIIYGKSGVGGSYGYFSNYAISPTVTPPNDTVFCNGTYTGDLKFTSTVNNSVFEWANDNTSIGLAAGGTGNIPSFYAVNPTDTIQYAHVSVVPRANDCDGIPRQFTIVVHPTPKLKVAATPKPVCVPSTVNITADSITAGSTAGMTLYYYTNRTATTTVANPKKIAVSGWYYIQGKSAAGCLSNIDSVRVTINDTPTVVITNPAAVCVGEKVDITKPAIVAGSTAGITFGYYTDPTSGVQYATPTAAPVGTYYIIGTNANGCTSTPMPVKVVEKTNATAADVSATAADVCIGSSATLKATSSLANPTFQWYSDAALTNLLATGASYNTPALNANTTYYISVSNADKCANKANAGGSVVAKVKQFATEADITTTNTSICSGASATLSVSSALTSPVFKWYRDKGLTDSIGTGTSYTATALTATTTYYVTVSNSLKCSNQAGAGDSVVVTVKPYATAADINAGDAKVCVNSTATLTASSSLASPVFNWYSDASLATFLATGASYTTAALSADKTYYVTVSNTATCANAANTGKAVAVTVKRYATAADITATAEDICKGTAPVLTATSSVTGAVFNWYSNAALTTFLGTGSPFSPAAISANTTYYVSVSGTDVCANKTNTGASVTVKVKDYATTADVSASAPAVCSGDASTITATSSLSGAVIKWYSNAALTDSIATGTTYTTPALTANTTYYVSVSNSAKCANQANAGASATVTVKPYATAADINTTNASICPGATAAALTVSSSTLTGATFKWYTDAALTNQVATGTSYTTPALTANTTYYVTVSSSAKCSNQPGAADSVVVTIKPVATDGDITASGASICSGSTAALTASSTMASPVFRWYSDASLSTASLLYTGATYGTAALTADKTYYVTVSNTATCANAANTGKPVTVTVKRYATAADITAAAADICKSTAPTLTATSSVTGAVFNWYSNAALTTFLGTGSPFTPAAISANTTYYVSVSGTDVCANKTNTGASVTVKVKDYATTADVSASAPAVCTGDASTVTATSSLSGAVFKWYSNAALTDSIGTGATYTTPGLTANTTYYVSVSNSAKCANQANAGASATVTVKPYATTADINTTNASICSGTTAALTVSSSTLTGATFKWYTDAALTNQVATGTSYTTPALTANTTYYVTVSSSAKCSNQPGAADSVVVTIKPFATAADITASGASICSGSTATLTAASTLTSPVYKWYSDASLSTASLLYTGASYTTAALTANRTYYVTVSGTEMCANVTSTGKAVDVIVKRYATAADITATAADICKGTSATLNASSTLDNPIFNWYTNATLTSLLGTGATVTTPALSANTTYYVTVSNADVCSNKSGAAATVTVITKDYAVAADITATATDVCSGNASVLSAKSSLASPVFTWYSNAALTDSIGTGATYTTAALTAAQTYYVKVSSTAKCDNKANAGALVTVKVKPYATAANITATGATVCMDTKATLSASSNLSSATIKWYRDAALTDSVGTGASFVTPVLKGDSTYYISVSNANTCGNLANTGAVAVAKVLPYATAADITANPAEICKNTTAVLSASSTLTNAVYKWYSNAALTTLVATNATYTTPVLSGNTTYYVSVSGAEKCANLANNGTAVTVKVKDYAVAGDITAIPDTICSGGTAVLSASSSLNSPLIKWYKSATLTDSVGVGETFTVSGLTATTTYYVGVSNADKCANLSGNGKAVQVKVNSFAIAADVTATVADICTGSNALITAKSTLANPTFTWYRNAALTDSIGTGATYTTSALTANTTYYVSVTNVDKCNNLANTGRAVTVTVKEYATPANISIAPVEVCEGTKAAITATSNLTGVTFKWYRDAALTDSVGVGAKYITNVLNADSTYYVSVSNTSVCSNQAGNGAAVTVKVKKYATAADITATAEDICKGTIAKLTATSSLAGASFKWFSNATMTVQVGIGDTYVTSALNVNTTYYVSVSNADKCSNLANTGAVVTVKVKPYATAADAITTPDTVCTGSTAVVSAASSLSSAMFTWYSNAALTDSIGTGATYSTPALTGNTTYYVSVSNADKCYNLANTGTPVVVKVNPYATATDVVATASDICTGSTAVLKATSALAGAAFTWYTDAALTDSVGTGASYTTSVLTAGTAYYVSVRNVNKCSNLANTGGVVTVKVKEYATAADVTVTSAAICTGSATVLRATSSLSAPTFKWYTNAALTDSVGIGATYTTPVLTTSKNYYVSVSNADKCKNEANAGAVAEVKVKPYATSADVTAVTDTVCTGSAATLTASSSLDAPTFKWYKSAGLADSVETGAVFVTPALTSDAIYYVSVSNADKCNNQATKATPVIVKVNAYATAANITVTTDTVCTGSSAVLSANSTLVNPTFTWYSNAALTDSVASGATYNSPVLTAGTTYYVSVSNIDRCNNLANTGKPVVVKVNEYATSADVNATAADICTGSQAVVKATSSLANPAFTWYSDAALSDSIGTGATYTSPVLSAGITYYVSVRNVDKCNNQANAGTPVTVKVKEYATATDVTALPDTICTGSKATLTATSSLANASFNWYTDAALSNRVFTGATYITPVLTAGTTYYVSVNNADKCNNLPNTALAVAVKVNTYAVAVDVVAANDTICKGTTATLTASSALDAAVFTWYTNAGLTDSVGTGATYTTPVLTAGTVYYIGVSNYDKCRNLANTGKVVLVKVNEYATSANVSASAADICTGSQAIVKATSNLANPTFTWYRDAALTDSITTGATYTTPVLTAGTTYYVSVSNIDRCNNLANAGTAVAVKVKEFATTADVSVVTDTVCKNTQATLTASSSLTSPIFKWYSNAALTDSVGTGATYVTPVLSNETTYYVSVGNADKCNNLANAGAVAVVKVNEYAVAADITVAADTVCKGAAAVLTATSNLANPAFTWYSNAALTNVVGTGATYTTPVLASNTTYYVSVSNVDKCKNLANSGASVVVKVNEFATAADIAVVADTVCTGSAATLIASSTLAAPVFTWYGNAALTDSVGAGPVYNTPVLAAGTTYYVSVKNLDKCNNLANTGKPVVVKVNEYATGADVSALADTICTGSTATVKASSSLGNPTFTWYSNAALTDSVATGVTYTTPVLTAGTTYYVSVRNVDKCNNLPNTGTAVTVKVKEYATTADVNALPDTICTGNTATLTAATSLPAATIKWYSNAALTNQVGVGVTYVTPALTANTTYYVSVSNVDKCNNQANAATVVDVRVNSYATGADLKVVTDTTCKGATATLTASSSLANPTFTWYTDAALTNAVGTGASFTTPALATHAIYYVSVSNIDKCNNKANTGVTAIVKVNDYATAANVSVAPDSICTGSSATLTAKSNLPGAAFKWYSNAALTNLLAEGATYTTPVLTANATYYVSVSNDQLCFNEANRGGVAQVVVKEYATSANIAVKDTTVCSGTSAALTATSTGVQNPVYTWYLQPGGQPLQSSTSEVYNTGAITAATTYYVTVKGTNLCEIAAVAAKPANVGIKTLPVITTQPKGVSSICEGRATGFSLVATGDNIKYQWQVNDNKGGGFVNIAGATSSSITLPVVTLDMSGYQYRCVVSNDCAEVFSNAIVLTVNAAPKIISDPKDAIVCENGTASFSVTASGSGNITYLWQLDRKDGLGFIAISGANAATYSIAGATEAMTGYAYRCIVSGTCAPTDTSNAGVLTVPVARIGDIGTQVLCNNTVTTEVPLQSSVPGTSYTWVNTNTRIGLAASGTGTISSFTAINRGEHPDSSVVTVTPVAYGCKGVAKSFKILVNPSPLLSSAGTERICSGGTFNYTATSETQGTSFNWSRAVVAGVPNVAASGNGNISETLTNTTTAPIEVVYNYTLVSNSCSFTQPVTLTVKPLPVAAISGDTACAESKVVLSGSSTLTGSTFVWTTPAGKTATGSEFIIAGAKVSEGGVYTLVATKDYCSSVPVTYNQVVKPLPGLTVAGDTSVCIGQSIVLTASSDIGADRYAWTGPAGFSSNQPGFTITNVTTSNTGKYSLVAEKDGCLSNTKVVAVQVNTYPSVSIQRSSIACENGSVWVKAISSLPLSTYIWQGPGVTGTGQEMVIKPITGTTLKVYVVVSKSGCAIKDSVEFAVKKSPAVAVPPVEDVCQSVSPFKIPANEVTGIAGSGVFSGASVTADGLFTPTIAAGTYVITYTYTSSEGCADAKSISFKVYPMPGVNAGPDKTMYAGANTRLDGSIAGNYTSYTWSLPGDTLLNYNTLMPTVSPEINTSYILSAVNSYGCKAVDTVDVTVLRFRIPNSFSPNGDGFNDNWNIPGLSKYPNSRVEVYNRWGTKLFVSKGYNEPWDGKYNGSYVPAATYYYLIYLNDGESLKEKPIAGWIEVMR